A single window of Terriglobia bacterium DNA harbors:
- a CDS encoding GDP-mannose 4,6-dehydratase, protein MKVLITGGAGFIGSHLAERYLASDDSVYVIDDLSTGSVENIRHLKTHKRFEYFIDSVENRQLTAELVDECDVIFHLAAAVGVRLIVESPVRTIETNVRTTEMVLNLAAKKKKRVLVTSTSEVYGKRTQMPFREDDDLLMGPSSKGRWSYACSKALDEFLALAYWKEKHVPTTVVRLFNTVGPRQTGRYGMVVPNFAMQALQNENITIFGDGTQRRCFLHVSDAVDALMALMVESSAVGEVYNVGSPEEITIRSLAEKVKAMTASSSKIVMIPYEEAYEEGFEDMLRRVPDISKVNALTGFAPQYGLDKILKDVISYTRGRLAADGRLPVAAGGNGNTGPAGRQIAWQPSGAL, encoded by the coding sequence ATGAAAGTTCTGATAACCGGCGGAGCAGGATTTATTGGATCACACCTTGCGGAACGCTACCTCGCCTCCGACGACAGCGTATATGTGATTGATGACCTTTCGACCGGATCGGTCGAGAACATCCGGCACCTGAAGACCCACAAGCGGTTTGAATATTTCATTGATAGCGTTGAAAACCGCCAGTTGACGGCAGAACTTGTTGATGAGTGTGACGTCATCTTTCACCTCGCCGCGGCCGTCGGTGTGCGATTGATTGTGGAGAGCCCGGTGCGGACCATCGAAACCAATGTGCGCACAACGGAGATGGTCCTCAATCTCGCGGCAAAAAAGAAGAAGCGAGTGCTGGTCACTTCGACCTCCGAGGTGTACGGAAAACGCACGCAGATGCCGTTCCGGGAGGACGACGACCTGCTGATGGGACCGTCGAGCAAAGGCCGGTGGAGCTATGCCTGTTCCAAGGCGTTGGATGAATTCCTGGCGCTGGCTTACTGGAAGGAGAAGCACGTGCCGACGACCGTCGTCCGCCTCTTCAACACCGTCGGCCCGCGACAGACCGGGCGCTACGGAATGGTGGTGCCCAACTTCGCGATGCAGGCGCTTCAGAATGAAAACATCACGATCTTTGGAGACGGCACCCAGCGCCGCTGCTTCCTCCATGTCTCGGACGCGGTTGACGCGCTGATGGCGCTGATGGTTGAGAGCAGCGCAGTGGGTGAAGTTTACAACGTGGGCAGCCCGGAGGAGATCACCATCCGCAGTCTTGCTGAAAAGGTCAAAGCCATGACAGCATCCTCGTCAAAGATCGTAATGATTCCTTACGAGGAAGCCTACGAGGAAGGATTTGAGGACATGCTCCGCCGCGTTCCCGATATTTCAAAAGTGAATGCACTCACCGGCTTCGCGCCGCAATATGGCCTGGACAAGATCCTGAAGGACGTGATTTCTTACACGCGAGGCCGGCTGGCAGCCGACGGTCGGTTGCCGGTGGCGGCCGGCGGAAACGGAAACACGGGCCCGGCCGGGCGCCAAATCGCCTGGCAGCCTTCGGGAGCGTTGTAA
- a CDS encoding glycosyltransferase: MKIARAIARLNIGGPAIQAILLTRELADAGHSTSLLVGNVPESEGSMEYLADELGVRLVRIPRLSRDVSIFSDLRACWELYRWLKRERPDILHTHTAKAGALGRLAAFASGTPCVHTYHGNVFEGYFSRKKTAAYLFIERLLARGTKRIIAVSSRQRDDLAGRFRVAPAARISTVRLGFDLSAFLKIAQGRFAEKNGCHPLVVGWVGRLTAVKDPVMFPRVAALCTGEDAIGPFLMAGDGELRAQVEAEKGRLDLGDHLRLVGWQRDMVSIYGLVDILLLTSINEGTPVAAIEAMAAGCPTVLPDVGGVADLMSGNAERHAGYSIFDNGILVTRRTPETFAEALNWLASNPQRRDRMGQTASVFARENFSKERLVNEIEKVYAAVLGQKNGRELGTKGEMQ; this comes from the coding sequence ATGAAGATCGCCCGAGCAATTGCCCGGCTCAACATTGGGGGGCCGGCAATCCAGGCAATTCTATTGACCCGCGAACTGGCGGACGCAGGCCATTCCACCAGTTTGCTGGTGGGCAACGTGCCGGAATCAGAAGGCAGCATGGAATATCTCGCCGATGAGTTGGGCGTCAGGCTGGTCCGGATTCCCAGGCTCTCGCGCGACGTGTCCATCTTTTCCGACCTCCGGGCATGCTGGGAACTTTATCGGTGGCTCAAACGCGAACGGCCGGACATTCTCCACACTCACACGGCAAAGGCTGGGGCGCTGGGCAGGCTTGCGGCTTTTGCTTCCGGAACGCCTTGCGTGCACACCTATCACGGGAACGTATTTGAGGGTTATTTTTCTCGCAAGAAAACGGCGGCATACCTATTCATCGAACGCCTGCTTGCCCGAGGCACAAAACGCATCATCGCCGTCAGCTCCAGGCAGCGTGACGATCTGGCGGGCCGGTTTCGGGTGGCGCCCGCGGCCAGGATTTCCACCGTTCGCCTGGGCTTTGATCTAAGCGCCTTCCTGAAAATTGCGCAAGGCCGCTTTGCCGAAAAGAACGGCTGCCATCCTCTGGTGGTTGGCTGGGTGGGGCGATTGACGGCGGTGAAGGACCCGGTGATGTTTCCAAGGGTCGCGGCCCTCTGCACGGGCGAGGATGCGATCGGCCCGTTTCTGATGGCTGGGGACGGCGAATTGAGGGCGCAGGTTGAGGCGGAGAAGGGCAGGCTTGATCTGGGGGACCATCTGCGTCTGGTCGGGTGGCAGCGGGACATGGTTTCCATCTACGGTCTGGTGGACATCCTTCTCCTGACATCGATTAACGAAGGGACGCCGGTTGCGGCCATCGAGGCCATGGCTGCGGGCTGTCCCACAGTGCTTCCGGACGTTGGCGGCGTGGCGGACCTGATGTCGGGCAACGCGGAACGCCACGCCGGATATTCCATATTCGACAACGGAATTCTTGTGACCCGGCGCACTCCCGAGACCTTCGCTGAGGCCCTGAACTGGCTGGCCTCAAACCCGCAACGCCGCGACCGGATGGGGCAGACGGCGAGCGTTTTTGCGCGGGAGAACTTTTCCAAGGAACGGCTGGTGAATGAAATCGAAAAAGTTTACGCAGCAGTGCTCGGTCAGAAAAACGGAAGGGAATTGGGGACCAAAGGAGAAATGCAATGA
- a CDS encoding SDR family oxidoreductase has product MKRVYIAGCGGMLGEAVYRRFSRIADVKATDIDLNEPWLEYADVRDFSQMRDSVRSFGPDVIINLAALTDLELCEKDPENAWLTNALGAENLGLIAEQLGIPCVYISTAGIFGGEKEYYTDFDTPQPGSIYAKAKYYGEQYVLRNVRKHFVLRAGWMMGGGPKKDKKFINKLYRQIKSGRNVLHVVEDKSGTPTYTVDFAEGMVKVLESNLYGLYNQVCGGSGTRRDVAEEFVRCLGLEGKVRVEPVASDFFAAEYFAHRPASERLVNLKLSARGLNVMRDWKTCLAEYSSVFSEDLRKVSAEVARAM; this is encoded by the coding sequence ATGAAGAGAGTTTACATTGCTGGTTGCGGTGGGATGCTGGGCGAGGCCGTCTACCGGCGGTTCAGCAGGATTGCTGATGTGAAGGCAACAGACATTGACCTGAATGAGCCCTGGCTGGAGTATGCGGACGTGCGCGACTTCTCTCAGATGCGGGATTCGGTCAGAAGTTTCGGGCCGGACGTCATCATCAATCTTGCCGCTCTCACCGACCTGGAGCTTTGCGAGAAAGATCCTGAGAACGCCTGGCTGACGAATGCTCTGGGAGCGGAAAACCTGGGTCTGATTGCGGAACAGCTTGGCATCCCCTGCGTGTACATTTCGACCGCTGGAATTTTCGGCGGAGAAAAAGAGTACTACACCGATTTCGACACTCCTCAACCGGGCTCGATCTATGCGAAAGCCAAATACTACGGTGAACAGTATGTCCTGCGCAATGTGCGAAAACACTTTGTCCTTAGGGCCGGGTGGATGATGGGCGGCGGTCCAAAAAAGGATAAAAAATTCATTAACAAACTGTACCGGCAAATCAAGTCGGGAAGGAATGTTCTGCACGTGGTTGAGGACAAAAGTGGCACGCCGACTTACACCGTGGACTTTGCCGAGGGGATGGTCAAGGTCCTGGAGAGCAATCTCTATGGACTTTATAACCAGGTCTGTGGAGGCTCGGGAACAAGGCGGGACGTGGCCGAAGAGTTCGTCAGGTGCCTGGGCCTGGAGGGGAAGGTGCGAGTCGAACCTGTGGCGTCGGACTTCTTTGCGGCAGAGTACTTCGCGCATCGGCCGGCGAGCGAGCGTCTGGTGAACCTCAAACTTTCTGCGCGCGGCCTGAACGTGATGCGGGATTGGAAAACCTGCCTGGCTGAATACAGCTCCGTGTTCAGCGAAGATTTACGCAAGGTCAGCGCTGAGGTTGCGCGAGCAATGTGA
- a CDS encoding glycosyltransferase, with protein MSPELNTILYEPGNYSRKAALVGEAMLRRAACMRHLAEFDLVYVQRETALIGPALFERWMNVRRVPYVFDFDDAIFLPNVSEANQSFGFLKFPGKAATACRLAAHVMAGNDYLGEYARRFNCRVTVVPTTIDTEKYRPPRPRWEIAMPRLVWTGSPTTVPYLESLAGALLRLRERHDFILRIIGAHQVSLPGIEVEMMPWQAETEALDLHGAWAGLMPAPDDVWTRGKCACKALQYMAVEVPAVCSPAGMNAQLIKDGENGLLASSADEWVEKLSLLITSAELRRRLGRAGRGTVEAWYSAEVQVPRVYQIFRAAARIPAGAYQNDGQPAAVRLPHGVKAWKETHWE; from the coding sequence ATGTCTCCTGAACTCAACACCATACTCTACGAGCCCGGAAACTACAGCAGGAAGGCAGCATTAGTTGGCGAGGCGATGTTACGGCGCGCAGCTTGCATGCGCCACTTAGCGGAATTTGATCTGGTGTACGTGCAGCGGGAAACCGCGTTAATCGGACCCGCGTTATTCGAACGGTGGATGAATGTCAGGAGGGTCCCATACGTCTTCGACTTTGATGACGCCATCTTTCTTCCGAACGTCAGTGAAGCCAATCAATCCTTCGGCTTTCTGAAGTTTCCGGGTAAGGCTGCAACAGCATGCAGGCTGGCGGCGCACGTCATGGCCGGGAACGACTACCTGGGGGAATACGCAAGGCGGTTCAACTGCCGGGTGACGGTGGTCCCAACAACTATTGACACTGAAAAGTATCGGCCGCCGCGTCCTCGATGGGAGATCGCTATGCCGCGGCTTGTGTGGACGGGAAGCCCAACCACAGTTCCTTATCTCGAAAGTCTCGCAGGGGCCCTGCTGCGCCTTCGCGAGCGTCACGATTTCATCCTCCGCATTATCGGGGCCCACCAGGTTTCGTTGCCAGGGATCGAGGTCGAGATGATGCCCTGGCAGGCCGAAACGGAAGCGTTAGACCTCCATGGCGCGTGGGCGGGGCTCATGCCTGCGCCAGACGATGTCTGGACGCGGGGCAAATGCGCATGCAAGGCGCTCCAATATATGGCCGTCGAAGTTCCTGCAGTGTGTTCCCCGGCCGGCATGAACGCGCAGCTTATCAAGGATGGTGAGAACGGCCTTCTCGCTTCGTCGGCAGATGAGTGGGTGGAAAAATTAAGTTTGCTCATTACCTCAGCGGAATTGCGCCGGCGGCTGGGGCGGGCCGGCCGCGGAACCGTTGAAGCCTGGTACTCAGCCGAAGTGCAGGTTCCGCGTGTTTATCAGATTTTTAGGGCCGCGGCGCGCATTCCCGCGGGAGCTTATCAAAACGATGGCCAGCCAGCCGCGGTTCGGTTACCGCATGGCGTCAAGGCATGGAAAGAGACCCACTGGGAATAG